The following are encoded together in the Vibrio zhugei genome:
- the birA gene encoding bifunctional biotin--[acetyl-CoA-carboxylase] ligase/biotin operon repressor BirA, which produces MKDHSAKLTVLKILSDGSFHSGESLGSVLGISRAAVSKHIKGIQLWGVDIFRVQGKGYQLAQPLCMLDVERIQQEVTNPVELHPIIDSTNQYLLDRTESLESGTVCLAEYQAQGRGRRGRKWVSPFGANLYLSMYWRLDAGMAAAMGLSLVVGVAIVEALEGLGIEGVKLKWPNDVYYQDKKLAGILVEMSGQAGGAANIVAGMGMNIAMKDRDSEVDQPWVTLNEVMADDHIIDRNQLSIAFIHAWQQALRNYEQVGMQGFVKRWNSVDNFINRPVKLIMGQKTVTGISRGIDDHGGIVLETNQGMETYIGGEISLRNNE; this is translated from the coding sequence ATGAAAGATCATAGTGCGAAGTTAACAGTATTGAAAATATTATCCGATGGCTCATTTCATTCAGGAGAGTCATTGGGCAGTGTGTTAGGCATCTCAAGAGCGGCGGTAAGTAAACACATTAAAGGGATTCAGCTGTGGGGCGTGGATATTTTTCGCGTGCAAGGTAAAGGCTACCAGCTTGCTCAGCCGCTGTGCATGCTCGATGTCGAACGTATCCAGCAAGAGGTGACGAATCCGGTTGAATTGCACCCGATTATTGATTCAACCAACCAATACTTACTGGACCGCACAGAATCCCTCGAATCCGGAACCGTGTGCTTGGCTGAGTACCAAGCGCAAGGAAGAGGTCGGCGAGGGCGTAAATGGGTGTCTCCATTTGGCGCGAACCTTTACTTATCGATGTATTGGCGCTTAGATGCTGGCATGGCGGCGGCCATGGGGTTGAGCTTGGTGGTTGGCGTGGCCATTGTTGAAGCGCTAGAAGGATTGGGCATTGAGGGAGTGAAGCTTAAGTGGCCCAACGATGTCTATTATCAGGATAAAAAACTCGCGGGTATCTTAGTTGAAATGTCTGGTCAAGCAGGGGGCGCTGCAAACATCGTTGCTGGTATGGGAATGAATATTGCCATGAAGGATCGTGATTCGGAAGTCGATCAGCCGTGGGTGACATTGAATGAGGTTATGGCAGACGATCATATAATTGACCGTAATCAGTTATCGATTGCGTTTATTCATGCTTGGCAGCAAGCGCTACGTAATTATGAGCAGGTGGGAATGCAAGGCTTTGTCAAACGCTGGAATAGCGTGGATAATTTTATTAACCGCCCTGTCAAACTGATTATGGGGCAAAAAACCGTCACAGGCATCTCAAGGGGCATTGATGACCATGGCGGCATCGTCTTAGAAACCAACCAAGGTATGGAAACGTATATTGGTGGTGAGATTTCTCTAAGAAATAATGAATGA
- the coaA gene encoding type I pantothenate kinase: MSPYLSFDRTTWANLRNAVPMTLSEDDLKELQGINEELTMKEVAEIYLPLARLLNLYVAARQSRNSVLEEFLNNKEQAPPFIIGIAGSVAVGKSTTARLLRALLARWGNHPKVELITTDGFLYPNAVLQQKNIMHKKGFPESYDIKRLVQFVSDVKAGEPHVVAPVYSHITYDITDEQKVVDRPDVLIIEGLNVLQSGMDYPHAPHTVFISDFLDFSIYVDADSSLIENWYVERFMKFRYGAFKKPGSYFSHYKELSTIAAEEKARTIWATINGKNLEQNILPTKNRAHLILSKTDNHTVKEILLRK, encoded by the coding sequence ATGAGTCCATATTTATCTTTTGATCGTACAACGTGGGCAAACCTGCGTAATGCCGTACCAATGACATTATCTGAAGACGATCTAAAAGAACTGCAAGGCATCAACGAAGAGTTGACGATGAAAGAAGTAGCTGAAATCTACCTTCCTCTCGCGCGACTATTGAACTTATATGTGGCCGCGAGACAAAGTCGCAATTCAGTTCTTGAAGAATTCCTCAATAATAAAGAACAAGCTCCCCCTTTTATTATCGGTATTGCGGGAAGTGTGGCAGTGGGAAAAAGTACCACCGCTCGCCTACTCCGTGCTCTACTGGCGCGTTGGGGAAATCACCCAAAAGTTGAGCTCATCACTACCGATGGGTTTTTATACCCTAACGCGGTACTCCAGCAAAAGAACATCATGCATAAGAAGGGCTTCCCTGAATCTTATGACATTAAACGTTTGGTGCAATTTGTCTCGGATGTCAAAGCGGGTGAACCACATGTCGTCGCCCCTGTGTATTCGCACATTACCTACGACATTACTGATGAGCAAAAAGTGGTCGATCGACCTGATGTACTGATCATTGAAGGGCTAAATGTCTTACAAAGCGGCATGGATTACCCCCATGCGCCCCATACGGTTTTCATTTCTGATTTTCTTGATTTTTCGATTTACGTGGATGCGGATAGCTCGCTCATAGAAAATTGGTATGTGGAACGTTTTATGAAGTTTCGCTATGGCGCATTCAAAAAACCCGGCTCTTATTTCAGTCATTACAAAGAGTTATCAACCATCGCTGCCGAAGAGAAAGCACGAACAATTTGGGCGACGATCAACGGAAAAAATCTTGAGCAAAATATTCTCCCCACCAAAAATCGCGCCCATCTTATTTTGAGTAAGACCGACAACCATACTGTAAAAGAAATTCTGCTGCGTAAATAA
- the tuf gene encoding elongation factor Tu, producing MSKEKFERTKPHVNVGTIGHVDHGKTTLTAAICTVLAKTYGGAARDFASIDNAPEERDRGITIATSHVEYDTPSRHYAHVDCPGHADYVKNMITGAAQMDGGILVVAATDGPMPQTREHILLGRQVGIPYIIVFMNKCDMVDDEELLELVEMEVRELLSEYDFPGDDLPVIQGSALGALNGEAQWEEKIVELAQALDDYIPEPERAVDQPFLMPIEDVFSIQGRGTVVTGRVERGILKVGDEVQIVGMKDTTSTTCTGVEMFRKLLDEGRAGENVGALLRGTKRDEVERGQVLAAPGSITPHTKFESEVYVLSKDEGGRHTPFFKGYRPQFYFRTTDVTGDIQLPAGVEMVMPGDNVKMTVELIAPIAMDEGLRFAIREGGRTVGAGVVAKIEA from the coding sequence ATGTCTAAAGAAAAATTTGAACGTACGAAACCGCACGTAAACGTTGGTACTATCGGCCACGTTGACCACGGTAAAACAACGCTAACAGCTGCTATCTGTACTGTACTTGCTAAAACTTACGGCGGTGCAGCACGTGACTTCGCGTCAATCGATAACGCTCCTGAAGAACGTGATCGTGGTATCACAATCGCGACTTCACACGTAGAGTACGATACTCCAAGCCGTCACTACGCACACGTTGACTGTCCAGGACACGCGGATTATGTGAAAAACATGATCACAGGTGCTGCACAGATGGACGGTGGTATTCTTGTAGTAGCAGCGACAGATGGCCCAATGCCACAAACTCGTGAGCACATCCTACTAGGCCGTCAGGTTGGTATTCCTTACATCATCGTATTCATGAACAAATGTGACATGGTTGATGATGAAGAGCTACTAGAACTTGTAGAGATGGAAGTACGTGAACTTCTATCAGAATACGATTTCCCAGGCGATGACCTACCAGTAATTCAAGGTTCAGCACTAGGTGCATTGAACGGCGAAGCACAGTGGGAAGAGAAAATTGTTGAACTAGCACAAGCGCTAGACGACTACATTCCAGAGCCAGAGCGTGCAGTAGACCAACCATTCCTAATGCCGATTGAAGACGTATTCTCAATCCAAGGTCGTGGTACAGTAGTAACAGGTCGTGTTGAACGTGGTATCTTGAAAGTTGGCGATGAAGTACAAATCGTTGGTATGAAAGACACAACATCAACAACATGTACAGGTGTAGAGATGTTCCGTAAACTGCTTGACGAAGGTCGTGCAGGTGAGAACGTTGGTGCACTACTACGTGGTACAAAACGTGACGAAGTAGAGCGTGGTCAAGTACTAGCAGCGCCTGGTTCAATCACCCCGCATACTAAGTTCGAATCAGAAGTATACGTATTGTCAAAAGATGAAGGTGGTCGTCACACACCATTCTTCAAAGGCTACCGTCCACAGTTCTACTTCCGTACAACTGACGTAACTGGTGACATCCAGCTACCAGCAGGCGTAGAAATGGTAATGCCAGGCGATAACGTGAAAATGACTGTAGAGCTAATCGCACCAATCGCAATGGACGAAGGTCTACGTTTCGCGATTCGTGAAGGTGGCCGTACAGTAGGTGCTGGTGTTGTTGCTAAAATTGAAGCTTAA
- the secE gene encoding preprotein translocase subunit SecE gives MKAKNAETPDSSSAVEFIKWLITFALLAAAVVGNHVYDDMSVVIRAAGVIVLIAGALGVAALTTKGKATIDFARESRMEIRKVVWPTRQEATQTTLIVLAVCVVMALILWGVDGIMVRLIAFATGI, from the coding sequence ATGAAAGCAAAAAATGCTGAAACTCCTGATAGCTCAAGTGCCGTAGAGTTCATTAAGTGGCTTATCACTTTTGCTCTGCTAGCTGCCGCTGTTGTGGGTAATCACGTATACGATGATATGTCTGTTGTCATCCGTGCTGCGGGCGTTATCGTGTTAATTGCTGGCGCGCTAGGCGTCGCCGCATTGACAACGAAAGGTAAGGCCACGATTGATTTTGCACGTGAGTCTCGCATGGAAATTCGTAAAGTTGTTTGGCCTACTCGTCAAGAAGCGACACAAACTACACTCATCGTTCTCGCGGTTTGTGTAGTGATGGCGTTAATCTTGTGGGGTGTAGATGGAATTATGGTCCGTCTTATTGCCTTTGCGACTGGAATTTAA
- the nusG gene encoding transcription termination/antitermination protein NusG: MSEAPKKRWYVVQAFSGFEGRVAQSLREYIKMHSMEDHFGEVLVPTEEVVEMRAGQRRKSERKFFPGYVLVQMVMNDESWHLVRSVPRVMGFIGGTSDRPAPITDKEADAILNRLEKASEAPRPKTMFEAGEVVRVNDGPFADFNGTVEEVDYEKSRLKVSVSIFGRATPVELEFGQVEKLD; this comes from the coding sequence ATGAGTGAAGCTCCAAAAAAACGTTGGTATGTCGTTCAAGCCTTCTCGGGATTTGAAGGTCGTGTCGCACAATCACTACGTGAATATATAAAAATGCACAGTATGGAAGATCACTTCGGTGAAGTTCTCGTCCCTACTGAAGAAGTCGTAGAGATGCGTGCTGGCCAGCGCCGCAAAAGTGAGCGCAAATTCTTCCCAGGCTACGTGCTAGTACAAATGGTCATGAATGATGAATCATGGCACCTTGTACGCAGCGTACCTCGTGTAATGGGCTTTATTGGCGGTACTTCAGATCGTCCTGCACCTATCACAGATAAAGAAGCAGACGCGATTCTGAATCGTTTAGAAAAAGCAAGTGAAGCTCCACGTCCTAAGACAATGTTCGAGGCGGGAGAAGTGGTTCGTGTTAACGATGGCCCATTTGCTGACTTTAACGGTACGGTTGAAGAAGTCGACTATGAGAAAAGTCGCCTGAAAGTGTCAGTATCGATCTTTGGTCGTGCGACACCTGTGGAACTGGAATTTGGTCAAGTCGAAAAACTTGATTAA
- the rplK gene encoding 50S ribosomal protein L11, producing MAKKVEAYIKLQVAAGMANPSPPVGPALGQRGVNIMEFCKAFNAKTESVEKGLPIPVVITVYSDRSFTFVTKTPPAAVLLKKAAGVKSGSGRPNTDKVGTITDAQLQEIAETKAADMTGADIEAMKRSIAGTARSMGLVVEG from the coding sequence ATGGCTAAGAAAGTTGAAGCTTATATCAAGCTGCAAGTTGCAGCTGGTATGGCAAACCCAAGTCCACCGGTTGGTCCTGCTCTAGGTCAACGTGGTGTGAACATCATGGAATTCTGTAAAGCGTTCAACGCAAAAACAGAATCTGTGGAAAAAGGTCTACCTATCCCAGTAGTTATTACTGTATACAGCGATCGTTCTTTCACGTTCGTAACTAAGACTCCACCAGCTGCCGTTCTTCTTAAGAAAGCAGCAGGCGTTAAGTCTGGTTCAGGTCGTCCTAACACTGATAAAGTGGGTACAATCACTGATGCTCAACTCCAAGAAATCGCAGAAACTAAAGCTGCTGATATGACTGGTGCTGATATCGAAGCTATGAAACGCTCAATTGCGGGTACTGCTCGTTCAATGGGCCTAGTGGTTGAGGGTTAA
- the rplA gene encoding 50S ribosomal protein L1, with product MAKLTKRMRNIRDKVDVTKDYEFNEAVALLKELATAKFVESVDVAVNLGIDARKSDQNVRGATVLPHGTGRDIRVAVFTQGANAEAAKEAGADLVGMEDLAEQVKKGEMNFDVVVASPDAMRVVGQLGTILGPRGLMPNPKVGTVTPNVAEAVKNAKAGQVRYRNDKNGIVHTTIGKVSFGEEQLKENLESLIVALKKAKPSSAKGVYIKKVTISTTMGAGVAVDQGTLVTVA from the coding sequence ATGGCAAAACTAACTAAACGCATGCGTAATATCCGCGACAAAGTGGATGTAACTAAAGATTACGAATTCAACGAAGCCGTTGCTCTTCTTAAAGAACTTGCAACAGCTAAGTTTGTAGAATCTGTTGACGTTGCTGTTAACCTAGGCATCGATGCACGTAAATCAGACCAAAACGTTCGTGGCGCAACTGTGCTACCACACGGTACTGGTCGTGACATCCGTGTTGCTGTATTCACTCAAGGTGCAAACGCTGAAGCTGCGAAAGAAGCTGGCGCGGACCTAGTGGGTATGGAAGATCTTGCTGAACAAGTTAAGAAAGGCGAAATGAACTTCGACGTTGTTGTTGCTTCTCCAGATGCAATGCGCGTTGTCGGTCAACTTGGTACCATTCTTGGTCCACGTGGCCTGATGCCAAACCCTAAAGTGGGTACTGTAACTCCTAACGTTGCTGAAGCGGTTAAGAACGCGAAAGCAGGTCAGGTTCGTTACCGTAACGACAAGAACGGCATCGTTCATACCACTATCGGTAAAGTGTCTTTCGGCGAAGAACAACTAAAAGAGAACCTAGAGTCTCTTATCGTTGCTCTGAAAAAAGCGAAACCATCATCAGCTAAAGGTGTTTACATTAAGAAAGTAACCATCTCTACTACGATGGGTGCTGGCGTTGCAGTTGATCAAGGTACACTTGTTACTGTTGCGTAA
- the rplJ gene encoding 50S ribosomal protein L10 encodes MALNLQDKKAIVAEVNEAASGALSAVVADSRGVQVAAMTSLRKQAREEGVYLKVVRNTLARRAVEGTDYECLTDQFVGPTLIGFSNEHPGAAARLFKDFAKANPEFEIKAAAFEGTITDPDVLAKLPTYDEAIARLMMCMKEASAGKLVRTFAAIRDQKEQAA; translated from the coding sequence ATGGCTTTAAATCTTCAAGACAAAAAAGCAATTGTTGCTGAAGTCAACGAAGCGGCCAGTGGTGCTCTTTCTGCAGTTGTTGCTGACTCTCGTGGTGTACAAGTTGCTGCGATGACATCTCTACGTAAACAAGCTCGTGAAGAGGGTGTTTACCTAAAAGTTGTCCGTAACACACTTGCGCGTCGCGCAGTAGAAGGCACAGACTACGAATGTCTTACAGACCAATTCGTAGGTCCAACTTTGATCGGTTTCTCTAACGAACATCCAGGTGCAGCAGCACGTCTATTTAAAGACTTTGCTAAAGCTAACCCTGAATTTGAGATCAAAGCTGCTGCATTTGAAGGCACGATTACTGACCCAGATGTACTTGCGAAACTACCAACTTACGACGAAGCAATCGCACGCTTGATGATGTGCATGAAAGAAGCTTCTGCTGGCAAATTGGTACGTACTTTCGCAGCTATTCGCGATCAAAAAGAACAAGCTGCTTAA
- the rplL gene encoding 50S ribosomal protein L7/L12 yields MSITNEQILDAVAEMSVMQVVELIEAMEEKFGVSAAAAVVSGGADGGDAAAEQTEFDVVLTAAGGNKVSVIKAVRGATGLGLKEAKALVDGAPASVKEGVSKDEAETLKAQLEEAGASVEVK; encoded by the coding sequence ATGTCTATTACTAACGAACAAATCCTAGACGCAGTTGCAGAAATGTCTGTAATGCAAGTTGTTGAACTAATCGAAGCAATGGAAGAGAAATTCGGCGTTTCTGCTGCTGCTGCTGTTGTTTCTGGTGGTGCTGACGGCGGTGACGCTGCTGCAGAACAAACTGAATTCGACGTAGTTCTAACTGCTGCTGGCGGTAACAAAGTATCTGTAATCAAAGCTGTTCGCGGTGCGACTGGCCTAGGTCTTAAAGAAGCTAAAGCTCTAGTTGACGGCGCTCCAGCGTCTGTTAAAGAAGGCGTTTCTAAAGACGAAGCAGAAACATTGAAAGCACAACTTGAAGAAGCTGGTGCGTCTGTTGAAGTTAAGTAA
- the rpoB gene encoding DNA-directed RNA polymerase subunit beta, with product MVYSYTEKKRIRKDFGTRPQVLDVPYLLSIQLDSFEKFIEQDPEGQYGLEAAFRSVFPIQSYNGNSELQYVSYRLGEPVFDVKECQIRGVTYSKPLRVKLRLVIFDKDAPAGTVKDIKEQEVYMGEIPLMTENGTFVINGTERVIVSQLHRSPGVFFDSDKGKTHSSGKVLYNARVIPYRGSWLDFEFDPKDNLYVRIDRRRKLPASIILRALGKSTEEILGLFFEKINFEVKDQTLYMELVPERLRGETASFDIESDGKVYVEQGRRVTARHIRQLEKDGVQFIDVPVEYIVGKVSSKDYIDEATGEVIVAANQELTLESLANLSQAGYKKLEVLFTNDLDHGPFMSDTLRVDSTTDRISALVEIYRMMRPGEPPTKEAAEALFESLFFSEERYDLSVVGRMKFNSSIGREDAGEQGTLDETDIVEVMKKLISIRNGIGEVDDIDHLGNRRIRSVGEMAENQFRVGLVRVERAVKERLSLGDLDNVMPQDLINAKPISAAVKEFFGSSQLSQFMDQNNPLSEVTHKRRISALGPGGLTRERAGFEVRDVHVTHYGRLCPIETPEGPNIGLINSLSAFARCNEYGFLETPYRRVIDGVVTEEIDYLSAIQEGQFVIAQANAHLTEDHTFADELITARQRGESGLHPREHVNYMDVATNQVVSVAASLIPFLEHDDANRALMGANMQRQAVPTIVADKPLVGTGIERNVAVDSGVTVVAARGGVIQSVDASRIVVKVNEEELIPGEAGIDIYSLTKYTRSNQNTCINQRPCVMPNELVARGDVLADGPSTDLGELALGQNMRIAFMPWNGYNFEDSILVSENVVKEDRFTTIHIQELSCVARDTKLGAEEVTADIPNVGEAALSKLDESGIVYIGAEVKGGDILVGKVTPKGETQLTPEEKLLRAIFGEKASDVKDTSLRVPNSVAGTVIDVQVFTRDGVEKDKRALEIEQMQLKEAKKDLTEEFQILEGGLLARVRTLLINSGMSEEKVASIEPKKLLEQTLENDELQSQLEQLAEQFDELRAEFDKKFEVKRRKITQGDDLAPGVLKIVKVYLAVKRRIQPGDKMAGRHGNKGVISKINPIEDMPYDESGTPVDIVLNPLGVPSRMNIGQILEVHLGAAAKGIGDKINRMVKEQQELAKLRDFLQEVYNLGGTRQVVDIASLSDDEVRTLVENLRGGLPIATPVFDGASEPNIKQLLKLADLPESGQMTLFDGRTGDAFERPVTVGYMYMLKLNHLVDDKMHARSTGSYSLVTQQPLGGKAQFGGQRFGEMEVWALEAYGAAYTLQEMLTVKSDDVNGRTKMYKNLVDGNHSMEPGMPESFNVLLKEIRSLGINIELEDEE from the coding sequence ATGGTTTACTCTTATACCGAGAAAAAGCGCATCCGTAAGGACTTTGGTACGCGTCCACAAGTATTGGACGTTCCATACCTGCTATCGATCCAGCTCGATTCTTTCGAAAAGTTCATCGAACAGGATCCTGAAGGACAATACGGTCTTGAAGCCGCTTTTCGTTCTGTATTTCCAATTCAGAGCTATAACGGCAATTCAGAGCTGCAATACGTTAGCTACCGTCTTGGTGAGCCAGTATTTGATGTTAAAGAATGTCAAATCCGCGGCGTAACTTACTCAAAACCACTGCGTGTTAAACTGCGCCTAGTGATTTTTGATAAAGACGCGCCAGCAGGTACTGTCAAGGATATTAAAGAACAAGAAGTCTACATGGGTGAAATTCCACTCATGACTGAAAATGGTACCTTCGTAATTAATGGTACTGAGAGGGTTATCGTATCCCAGCTGCACCGAAGCCCCGGCGTGTTCTTCGACAGCGATAAGGGTAAGACCCACTCATCAGGTAAGGTTCTTTATAATGCACGTGTAATCCCTTACCGTGGTTCATGGTTGGATTTTGAATTCGACCCTAAAGACAACCTGTACGTACGTATTGACCGCCGTCGTAAGCTACCAGCGTCTATCATCTTACGCGCTCTAGGTAAGTCTACTGAAGAGATTTTGGGCCTATTCTTCGAGAAAATTAATTTCGAAGTGAAAGACCAAACGCTTTACATGGAACTTGTACCTGAACGTTTACGTGGTGAAACCGCTTCTTTTGACATCGAATCTGATGGCAAAGTGTATGTAGAGCAAGGTCGTCGCGTTACAGCACGTCACATCCGTCAATTAGAAAAAGATGGTGTTCAGTTCATTGATGTACCTGTTGAGTACATTGTGGGCAAAGTATCGTCGAAAGATTACATTGACGAAGCAACGGGTGAAGTTATCGTTGCCGCGAACCAAGAGTTAACTCTTGAGTCGTTAGCTAACTTGTCACAAGCAGGTTACAAAAAACTGGAAGTTCTCTTTACGAACGACTTAGATCACGGTCCATTCATGTCTGACACATTGCGTGTCGACAGCACAACAGACCGTATCTCGGCGCTGGTAGAAATCTACCGCATGATGCGCCCTGGCGAGCCGCCAACAAAAGAAGCGGCAGAAGCCTTATTCGAAAGTCTGTTCTTCTCTGAAGAACGTTATGACTTATCGGTTGTCGGTCGTATGAAGTTTAATAGCTCAATCGGTCGTGAAGACGCGGGTGAGCAAGGCACTCTTGACGAAACTGATATCGTCGAAGTGATGAAAAAACTCATTTCTATCCGTAACGGGATCGGTGAGGTGGACGATATCGACCACCTAGGTAACCGTCGTATCCGTAGCGTGGGCGAAATGGCAGAAAACCAATTCCGTGTTGGTCTAGTACGTGTTGAACGCGCCGTGAAAGAGCGTCTAAGTTTAGGCGATCTTGATAACGTGATGCCACAAGACTTGATCAATGCGAAACCAATTTCTGCAGCGGTTAAAGAGTTCTTTGGCTCTTCACAGCTTTCTCAGTTTATGGACCAAAACAACCCGTTATCAGAAGTGACGCACAAACGTCGTATTTCTGCTTTGGGTCCAGGTGGTCTTACTCGTGAGCGTGCTGGCTTTGAAGTTCGAGACGTACACGTAACGCACTATGGTCGTTTGTGTCCAATCGAAACGCCGGAAGGTCCAAACATCGGTTTGATCAACTCACTCTCTGCTTTTGCACGTTGTAACGAGTATGGTTTCCTAGAAACTCCGTACCGTCGTGTGATTGATGGTGTGGTTACTGAAGAAATTGACTATTTGTCAGCGATTCAGGAAGGTCAATTCGTTATCGCTCAGGCGAACGCTCACTTGACAGAAGATCACACGTTTGCTGATGAACTGATCACAGCTCGTCAACGTGGTGAATCAGGTCTTCACCCGCGCGAACATGTGAACTACATGGACGTTGCGACAAACCAAGTGGTTTCTGTTGCGGCATCGTTGATTCCGTTCCTAGAACACGATGATGCGAACCGTGCCTTGATGGGTGCGAACATGCAACGTCAGGCGGTTCCAACGATCGTTGCTGATAAGCCTCTTGTCGGTACGGGTATTGAGCGTAACGTTGCGGTTGACTCAGGCGTAACGGTTGTTGCTGCGCGTGGCGGTGTGATTCAGTCTGTAGACGCATCACGTATCGTAGTGAAAGTGAATGAAGAAGAGTTGATTCCTGGCGAAGCGGGTATCGATATCTACAGCTTGACAAAATACACACGTTCAAACCAGAACACGTGTATTAACCAACGTCCTTGTGTCATGCCAAATGAATTGGTTGCACGTGGCGATGTTCTAGCTGATGGTCCTTCAACCGACTTGGGTGAATTGGCGCTTGGTCAAAACATGCGTATCGCATTCATGCCTTGGAACGGTTACAACTTTGAGGATTCTATCTTAGTTTCTGAAAACGTTGTGAAAGAAGACCGCTTTACCACAATCCATATTCAAGAGTTATCTTGTGTGGCGCGTGATACTAAGCTAGGTGCAGAAGAAGTCACCGCTGATATTCCGAATGTCGGTGAAGCGGCACTGTCCAAGCTAGATGAATCAGGCATTGTCTACATTGGTGCTGAAGTGAAGGGTGGTGACATCCTAGTGGGTAAAGTGACGCCGAAAGGTGAAACTCAGCTCACTCCGGAAGAGAAGCTATTGCGTGCTATCTTCGGTGAAAAAGCATCGGATGTGAAAGATACATCATTGCGTGTACCTAACTCAGTGGCTGGTACGGTTATCGATGTACAAGTCTTTACTCGCGATGGCGTAGAAAAAGACAAGCGTGCCCTTGAAATCGAACAAATGCAGCTTAAAGAAGCGAAAAAAGACCTCACTGAAGAGTTCCAAATTCTTGAAGGTGGTCTATTAGCGCGAGTTCGTACTTTGCTAATCAATAGCGGTATGAGCGAAGAGAAAGTAGCCAGCATCGAACCTAAGAAATTGCTAGAGCAAACTCTTGAGAACGATGAACTGCAATCTCAGCTTGAGCAACTAGCAGAACAGTTTGATGAGCTACGTGCTGAATTTGATAAGAAATTCGAAGTTAAGCGTCGTAAGATCACTCAAGGTGATGATCTTGCTCCTGGTGTACTGAAAATCGTTAAAGTTTACTTGGCTGTTAAGCGTCGCATTCAGCCTGGTGATAAGATGGCCGGTCGTCACGGTAACAAAGGTGTAATTTCTAAGATTAACCCAATCGAAGACATGCCTTACGATGAGAGCGGAACGCCTGTTGATATCGTGTTGAACCCTCTGGGTGTACCATCACGTATGAACATCGGTCAGATTCTTGAAGTTCACTTAGGTGCGGCAGCGAAAGGCATCGGTGACAAGATCAACCGTATGGTGAAAGAGCAACAAGAACTTGCGAAGCTCCGTGACTTCTTACAAGAAGTGTACAACCTAGGCGGAACACGTCAGGTTGTTGATATCGCAAGTTTGTCGGATGACGAAGTTCGTACATTGGTAGAAAACCTACGTGGTGGTTTACCGATTGCAACGCCAGTCTTCGACGGTGCGTCTGAGCCAAACATCAAGCAGCTATTGAAACTGGCTGATTTGCCAGAGTCAGGTCAAATGACCTTGTTTGATGGTCGTACTGGTGATGCCTTTGAGCGTCCTGTTACTGTCGGTTACATGTACATGCTGAAACTGAACCACTTAGTTGACGATAAGATGCACGCTCGTTCAACCGGTTCATACAGCTTGGTGACTCAGCAACCACTTGGTGGTAAAGCTCAGTTCGGTGGCCAGCGTTTCGGTGAGATGGAAGTATGGGCACTGGAAGCATACGGTGCGGCTTACACTCTACAAGAAATGTTGACGGTGAAATCCGATGACGTGAATGGCCGTACTAAGATGTATAAAAATCTGGTTGACGGTAACCATTCTATGGAACCTGGTATGCCTGAATCGTTCAACGTATTGTTGAAAGAGATTCGCTCGCTAGGTATCAACATCGAGCTAGAAGACGAAGAGTAA